A window of the Candidatus Zymogenaceae bacterium genome harbors these coding sequences:
- a CDS encoding hydantoinase/oxoprolinase family protein, whose amino-acid sequence MPNDTSPLLFLGIDTGGTFTDAALWDASAGRVVSRAKAPTTHSNLSVGVINAIQALDVRRFAEIGMVGLSTTLATNAIVERTGRPVGLIIVGYDGDVSVPIPRVRTVRITGGHDVAGRETAPLDEHAVRRFAEAVRGDVESFACAAYFSVRNPDHELRVEKLLAQKSRLPVVSGHRLSSDLNFPVRAVTAALNAGLIPLIAELLDAVGHALCAMNITAPLMVVKGDGSLMSEKTARERPIETILSGPAASVVGSAALLGKHDIDRSVVVDVGGTTTDIAILDGGLPRLSDRGARVGEWRTSIHAVDARTVGLGGDSIIDYSLYSPDIVIGPGRILPLGRLAEEHPGIKDILSRREDTPGSSSRRRPTDFVAAGPGSTPRMFDNLPNDEQELYDKIARFPVRAEDLGRGTEHFRAERVLDRLIHRGVLIRAGLTPTDIFNARGSCRVGDVEASQLALEAAAAYLSLPPGELSGRVQALLSERVILEAITAVLGHDGEGNFQRFGVLADTVTGWLHGSDNGSGLGISFVLDRVLVGAGAPAQLFLQPAAERLVCRLAVPEDAPVANAVGAVSGVVMETRTAVVRSDTTKGYVLFGMEKPTKFKTLDEAKRTAWEMLSSDAVRVVMENGGVDVEIDGGWRETAVGEGKSRFVVESTLVLRAVGRPGTAAV is encoded by the coding sequence ATGCCGAACGACACCTCCCCTTTGCTCTTTCTCGGTATCGACACCGGCGGCACCTTTACCGACGCGGCCCTCTGGGATGCGTCGGCCGGTCGAGTCGTGTCACGAGCAAAGGCCCCCACCACCCATTCGAATCTCTCCGTGGGAGTCATCAACGCCATCCAAGCACTCGACGTCCGACGATTCGCCGAGATCGGCATGGTGGGCCTTTCCACGACGCTGGCCACCAATGCCATCGTGGAGCGGACCGGCAGGCCCGTGGGACTGATCATCGTCGGATATGACGGAGACGTCTCCGTTCCGATACCCCGGGTCAGGACCGTCAGGATCACCGGTGGGCACGACGTGGCGGGACGGGAGACGGCCCCTCTGGACGAACACGCGGTGCGTCGATTCGCCGAGGCCGTCCGGGGCGATGTGGAGTCGTTCGCGTGCGCGGCATACTTCTCCGTCAGAAATCCCGACCACGAGCTGCGGGTCGAGAAGCTTCTTGCTCAAAAGTCCCGGTTGCCGGTGGTTTCGGGGCATCGGCTCTCGTCCGATCTGAACTTCCCGGTCCGGGCGGTCACCGCCGCCCTCAACGCCGGACTCATCCCCCTCATCGCCGAGCTGTTGGACGCCGTCGGTCACGCGCTTTGTGCCATGAATATCACGGCCCCCCTGATGGTGGTCAAGGGAGACGGGTCCCTTATGAGCGAAAAAACCGCCCGTGAGCGCCCCATCGAGACGATACTTTCGGGCCCCGCCGCGTCCGTTGTAGGATCGGCGGCCCTGTTGGGGAAGCACGACATAGACCGATCCGTTGTGGTGGACGTGGGGGGAACCACCACGGACATTGCGATCCTGGACGGCGGGCTCCCCCGCCTCTCCGATCGGGGGGCGCGGGTGGGGGAGTGGCGCACCAGCATCCACGCCGTGGACGCCCGCACCGTGGGGCTGGGGGGAGACAGCATCATCGACTACTCCCTCTATTCCCCGGACATCGTCATCGGCCCCGGCAGGATATTGCCGCTGGGGAGACTGGCCGAGGAACATCCCGGCATAAAGGATATTCTCTCCCGAAGGGAAGACACGCCCGGCTCTTCTTCGAGGCGTCGGCCCACGGATTTTGTGGCCGCCGGCCCCGGGTCGACGCCGCGAATGTTCGACAATCTTCCCAACGACGAGCAGGAGCTGTATGACAAAATCGCCCGCTTTCCGGTACGGGCGGAGGACCTGGGACGGGGAACCGAGCATTTTCGCGCCGAGAGGGTGCTGGATCGACTCATCCATCGGGGTGTGCTGATCCGGGCGGGCCTGACGCCGACCGATATCTTCAACGCCCGGGGGAGCTGCCGGGTGGGGGACGTGGAGGCGTCACAGCTCGCCCTGGAGGCGGCGGCTGCATATCTTTCGCTTCCGCCCGGGGAGCTCTCCGGTCGGGTGCAGGCACTCCTCTCCGAGCGGGTGATCCTCGAGGCGATCACCGCCGTCCTCGGCCACGACGGGGAGGGGAACTTTCAGAGATTCGGGGTCCTGGCCGATACCGTGACCGGGTGGCTCCACGGGAGCGACAACGGGTCGGGCCTGGGGATTTCGTTTGTGCTCGATCGGGTCCTTGTAGGCGCCGGCGCGCCGGCCCAGCTCTTCCTGCAGCCGGCGGCCGAGCGGCTTGTGTGCAGGCTTGCCGTCCCCGAAGACGCGCCGGTGGCGAACGCCGTGGGGGCGGTCAGCGGGGTGGTGATGGAAACCCGGACCGCCGTTGTTCGGTCCGATACGACGAAGGGGTACGTCCTGTTCGGCATGGAAAAACCGACGAAATTCAAGACACTGGACGAGGCGAAGCGGACGGCCTGGGAGATGCTCTCGAGCGACGCCGTACGTGTGGTGATGGAAAACGGCGGTGTGGACGTGGAGATCGACGGGGGATGGCGGGAGACAGCCGTGGGCGAGGGGAAATCGAGGTTTGTCGTGGAGAGCACACTTGTGCTTCGCGCCGTGGGACGGCCCGGCACCGCCGCCGTGTAA
- a CDS encoding MFS transporter, with protein sequence MTDDRIKVYGYRWVVLAVFFIINLLMQLHWITFAPITSAAVEFYGVTEFWIGMLSMIFMIVYLIMSIPASYIVDRFGIHIGVGVGAVLTGIFGLVKGFYAESYTMVLIAQIGLSVAQPFILNSVTAVAARWFPIQERATAAGIAVLAQLLGITVAMALTPYLYINHGMKGMLMIYAVATVVGVAVFLIFAREKPPTSPDPEGTMERHSVFEGLKHIMTVKDMLILIVVFFIALGMFNAVTTWIEQILKPRGFDITQAGMAGAVMLVGGILGAVIVPALSDKKRKRKPFILYALLLTIPGLVGITFAASYWLLLVSCFFFGFFFMAAGPIGYQYGSEITFPAPEATSQGLLVLAGQISGIIFIIGMDILRTEDGSMTPFMLIFIGLMLINAVLCMLIKESKMIEKE encoded by the coding sequence ATGACCGACGACCGAATCAAGGTATACGGGTATCGGTGGGTCGTGCTCGCCGTTTTTTTTATCATCAATCTCCTGATGCAACTCCACTGGATCACCTTCGCGCCGATCACCAGCGCGGCTGTGGAATTTTACGGGGTGACCGAATTCTGGATCGGTATGCTGTCGATGATCTTCATGATCGTCTACCTGATCATGTCGATCCCGGCCTCCTACATTGTGGATCGATTCGGCATCCATATCGGCGTGGGCGTCGGGGCGGTGCTTACCGGCATCTTCGGCCTCGTCAAGGGGTTCTACGCCGAGAGCTACACCATGGTCCTGATAGCCCAGATCGGCCTCTCCGTGGCGCAGCCGTTTATCCTCAACTCGGTGACCGCCGTGGCCGCCAGGTGGTTCCCGATCCAGGAGCGGGCGACTGCCGCAGGGATCGCGGTGCTGGCCCAGCTTCTGGGCATCACCGTCGCCATGGCCCTGACCCCCTATCTCTACATCAACCACGGCATGAAGGGTATGTTGATGATCTACGCGGTCGCCACCGTCGTAGGCGTTGCGGTCTTCCTGATCTTCGCCCGTGAAAAACCGCCCACGTCCCCAGACCCGGAGGGAACGATGGAGCGTCACTCCGTGTTCGAGGGGCTCAAGCACATCATGACGGTCAAGGATATGCTGATCCTCATCGTCGTTTTCTTCATCGCCCTGGGCATGTTCAACGCCGTGACCACCTGGATCGAGCAGATTCTGAAGCCTCGGGGATTTGACATCACTCAGGCCGGCATGGCCGGAGCGGTGATGCTCGTCGGCGGCATCCTGGGCGCCGTCATCGTCCCGGCACTGTCCGACAAGAAGCGAAAGCGAAAGCCCTTTATCCTCTACGCCCTGCTTCTCACGATACCGGGCCTGGTGGGGATCACCTTCGCCGCCAGCTACTGGCTGCTTCTGGTGTCGTGCTTTTTCTTCGGATTCTTCTTCATGGCCGCGGGCCCCATCGGCTACCAGTACGGCAGCGAGATCACCTTTCCGGCGCCGGAGGCCACCTCCCAGGGGCTGTTGGTGCTGGCGGGGCAGATATCCGGGATCATTTTCATCATCGGTATGGATATACTCAGGACCGAGGACGGCTCCATGACCCCCTTCATGCTGATATTCATCGGCCTGATGCTGATCAACGCGGTGCTGTGTATGCTGATCAAGGAATCGAAGATGATCGAAAAGGAATAG
- a CDS encoding long-chain fatty acid--CoA ligase: MNNRIWHQYYDEGVTPTMEIPDVTIYDILTRSAETYPNNPATYFMGARMNYRTLKEKVDRFAAALVELGVKKGDRIGISLPNCPQSVIAFYAAFRIGAVAVGFNPLYVERELIYQINDSGCETFITLDVLWERRIKGIMGDVPLKRVIVTNIRDYLPALKALFYPIAAKKQGMWVKVQPDRRVFFFTDLVSDTGPLEDSYRGAKPEDLALLQYTGGTTGVPKGVMLSHRNIVACTIQIGCYFTNAVEGEERYISVIPAFHIYGLTMCTVIPVYQAAEIQLIPRFDVDMLLKAIPKIRPTYFCAVPTMYVGIIEHPELKKHDISSLKGCFSGASPLPVAVMNRFEELTGGRIIEGYGLSEAAPVSHANSFFGRRKVGSVGFPVPNTDAKLVDLETGAKEVPIGEPGEVIITGPQVMMGYWEKPEETAMTLRDGWLYTGDIGVRDEEGFFYIVDRKKDMIIASGYNIYPREIDEVLYAHPKIMDAVAVGVPDPYRGETVKAFIVLKEGETATEEEIKTYCRENLAAYKVPKIYEFRDELPMSMMGKVLRKILRDEEERKLSKGGDGGVPTTQ, encoded by the coding sequence ATGAATAATCGTATTTGGCACCAGTATTACGACGAGGGGGTCACTCCAACCATGGAGATCCCCGATGTGACAATTTACGACATTCTGACACGGAGCGCCGAGACTTATCCGAACAATCCGGCCACTTACTTCATGGGCGCCCGCATGAACTATCGCACACTGAAGGAGAAGGTGGACCGCTTCGCGGCGGCCCTGGTGGAGCTGGGGGTGAAGAAGGGCGATCGCATCGGCATCAGCCTTCCCAACTGCCCCCAGTCGGTCATCGCCTTCTACGCCGCCTTTCGCATCGGCGCCGTGGCCGTGGGCTTCAATCCGCTGTATGTCGAGCGGGAGCTGATCTACCAAATCAACGATTCGGGCTGTGAGACGTTCATCACCCTGGATGTCCTGTGGGAGAGGCGCATCAAGGGAATTATGGGCGATGTGCCGCTCAAAAGGGTCATCGTCACCAACATCCGGGACTACCTCCCGGCCCTGAAGGCGCTGTTCTACCCCATCGCCGCCAAAAAGCAGGGGATGTGGGTGAAGGTGCAGCCGGACCGGCGGGTCTTTTTCTTCACCGATCTCGTCTCCGATACCGGGCCGCTGGAGGATTCCTACCGGGGCGCGAAGCCCGAGGACCTGGCGCTGCTGCAGTATACCGGCGGCACCACCGGCGTCCCCAAGGGGGTTATGCTTTCCCACCGAAACATCGTGGCGTGCACCATCCAGATCGGCTGTTATTTTACCAACGCCGTCGAGGGGGAGGAACGCTACATCTCGGTCATTCCCGCCTTTCACATCTACGGCCTGACCATGTGTACCGTCATTCCGGTCTATCAGGCCGCCGAGATTCAGCTCATCCCCCGATTCGACGTGGACATGCTGCTCAAGGCCATCCCGAAGATCAGACCCACCTACTTCTGTGCCGTGCCCACGATGTACGTGGGAATCATCGAGCACCCCGAGCTGAAGAAGCACGACATTTCATCGCTGAAGGGATGCTTTTCCGGGGCGTCGCCCCTGCCGGTTGCGGTGATGAACCGATTCGAGGAGCTGACCGGCGGGCGGATCATCGAGGGGTACGGCCTCTCCGAGGCGGCCCCGGTGAGCCACGCCAATTCCTTTTTCGGCAGACGCAAGGTGGGGAGCGTCGGGTTCCCGGTTCCAAACACCGACGCGAAGCTGGTGGATCTGGAAACAGGCGCGAAGGAGGTCCCCATCGGAGAGCCGGGAGAGGTGATCATCACGGGGCCACAGGTCATGATGGGATACTGGGAAAAACCCGAGGAAACCGCCATGACGCTAAGGGACGGGTGGCTCTATACCGGTGACATCGGCGTCAGAGACGAGGAGGGGTTTTTCTATATCGTCGATCGAAAAAAGGACATGATCATCGCCAGCGGCTACAACATCTATCCCCGGGAGATCGACGAGGTGCTCTACGCCCATCCCAAGATCATGGACGCCGTCGCGGTAGGAGTCCCGGACCCCTACCGGGGAGAGACGGTGAAGGCCTTTATCGTCCTCAAGGAGGGTGAAACCGCCACCGAAGAGGAGATAAAAACATACTGCCGGGAGAATCTTGCGGCCTACAAGGTGCCGAAGATCTATGAATTCAGAGACGAGCTCCCCATGAGCATGATGGGAAAGGTTCTCAGGAAGATCCTCAGGGACGAAGAGGAGAGAAAGCTCTCCAAGGGGGGCGATGGGGGCGTCCCGACGACGCAATAG
- a CDS encoding HAD-IB family hydrolase, which translates to MRSAALFDFDNTLIDNDSQGLEVEYFWRRREISPVRIAHIVFVHLITTLRIAPKAAIVRACIATHRGRDRRELFEHGERFFREVTSRRFFPEVVERMREHKDRGDLVAVLTASPAHLVAPAARVLGVDLVVTTQLEEDARGLLSGRTRGKVNIGSVKAEAARTLLAEHGIDPSRATAYSDDQADLEFLLTTGRAVVVNPTPRLSRIARKRGWEIIRPLSVSRLD; encoded by the coding sequence ATGCGAAGTGCAGCTCTCTTCGATTTCGACAACACGCTCATCGATAATGACTCCCAGGGGCTGGAGGTGGAATACTTCTGGCGGCGACGGGAGATCTCTCCTGTGCGGATCGCGCACATCGTCTTTGTCCATCTGATCACCACACTCAGGATTGCGCCCAAGGCGGCCATAGTCCGGGCGTGCATCGCCACCCACCGGGGGCGGGATCGTCGGGAGCTGTTTGAGCACGGGGAGAGGTTTTTCCGGGAGGTGACGAGCCGCAGATTCTTCCCCGAGGTGGTTGAGAGGATGCGGGAGCACAAGGACAGGGGGGACCTGGTGGCCGTCCTTACCGCCTCCCCCGCCCACCTGGTGGCCCCGGCGGCGCGTGTCCTGGGGGTGGACCTGGTGGTCACCACGCAGCTGGAGGAGGATGCGCGGGGGCTCCTCTCCGGCCGCACCCGTGGGAAGGTGAATATCGGGTCTGTGAAGGCGGAAGCCGCCCGCACCCTGCTGGCCGAACACGGCATCGATCCCTCCCGTGCGACCGCTTATTCCGACGACCAGGCGGACCTGGAATTTCTCCTCACAACGGGACGGGCCGTGGTGGTCAATCCGACGCCGCGGCTCTCCCGCATCGCCCGAAAGCGGGGGTGGGAGATCATCCGGCCGCTTTCCGTCAGTCGTCTCGACTGA
- a CDS encoding tetratricopeptide repeat protein: MKQRITMSAVLILLCVSVVGLAQTAEDVYYEAAEFYNARDYANAEELYSKVIEMDPEYVAAYGGRAMVYFETRRYDKALEDFTWVLERNPDNIIALMFRVICYSSLGRYEEALGDFDRVIRLEPEAKWPYALRGRYYYYELGKFDEALADFAAALEEDPEYTLGLTGRAETYREMGRYDEALFNIEAAMAVIGSDDPDLRYIRGSIYAAMGNTDAARSDLEAACRGDSLVYKDDACDALSRLSGQ, encoded by the coding sequence ATGAAACAGCGAATAACGATGAGTGCAGTACTCATTCTCCTCTGTGTGTCGGTCGTTGGACTGGCCCAGACGGCCGAAGACGTGTATTACGAGGCCGCCGAGTTTTACAACGCCAGGGACTATGCAAACGCCGAGGAGCTCTATTCGAAGGTGATAGAGATGGACCCGGAGTATGTCGCCGCGTACGGCGGCAGGGCGATGGTCTATTTTGAGACCCGTCGATATGATAAGGCTCTCGAGGATTTCACCTGGGTGTTGGAGAGAAATCCGGACAACATCATCGCCCTGATGTTTCGTGTGATATGCTACAGCAGCCTGGGAAGATATGAGGAGGCCCTGGGGGATTTCGACAGGGTCATAAGGCTGGAGCCGGAGGCAAAGTGGCCGTACGCACTTCGGGGCCGCTATTATTACTACGAGCTGGGGAAATTCGATGAGGCCCTTGCCGATTTCGCCGCGGCCCTGGAGGAGGACCCGGAGTACACCCTTGGACTCACAGGCAGGGCCGAGACTTACCGGGAGATGGGGCGGTATGACGAGGCGCTTTTCAACATCGAGGCGGCAATGGCGGTCATCGGGTCGGACGATCCAGACCTCCGCTATATCCGGGGGAGCATATATGCGGCGATGGGAAACACCGACGCCGCACGATCGGACCTGGAAGCGGCGTGCCGAGGCGATTCCCTGGTGTACAAGGACGACGCCTGTGATGCGCTCTCACGCCTGTCGGGGCAATAG
- a CDS encoding DUF202 domain-containing protein, whose product MKRRESPYTRFDRESLIIRDLLAIDRTIMANTRTFLAYIRTALTLFIAGVTFIHFFEPRILLIIGWMFIPISGLVLLLGVIYYMRMKRAIKYIR is encoded by the coding sequence ATGAAACGGAGAGAATCCCCCTACACCCGATTCGACCGGGAAAGCCTGATCATCCGGGATCTTTTGGCCATCGACCGCACCATTATGGCGAATACCCGGACGTTTCTCGCCTATATCCGTACCGCCCTGACGCTGTTCATCGCCGGAGTGACCTTTATCCACTTTTTCGAGCCTCGAATACTCCTTATCATCGGGTGGATGTTCATCCCCATAAGCGGCCTGGTGCTGTTACTGGGCGTAATATATTATATGAGGATGAAGAGGGCGATTAAATACATCCGATGA
- a CDS encoding class II aldolase/adducin family protein gives MTKYKEDRRAIIDAALWLQGQGYFGPELATAGNVSKRIENEALIAITPSGRPYQELKTDDIAVLDMEGALVSGNFPPSVELGLHLGVYAARADVQAVVHTHQPYASILGLLDEAIPPLFDDITMALGGEVEVIPYALSGSAELAELTAKATKSGRHAFLMKNHGAVCLGKSLDKAVKNAALLEKLAHVYYHALASGKKVFPLPEETATMLAEAGRTKEGI, from the coding sequence ATGACAAAATACAAAGAAGATCGCCGGGCGATTATCGACGCCGCCCTGTGGCTTCAGGGCCAGGGATATTTCGGACCGGAGCTCGCCACCGCCGGGAACGTGTCCAAACGTATTGAGAATGAGGCCCTCATCGCCATTACCCCGTCGGGCAGGCCCTATCAGGAGCTGAAAACCGACGATATCGCCGTTCTGGACATGGAGGGTGCCCTGGTTTCGGGCAATTTCCCGCCCAGCGTCGAGCTGGGGCTGCACCTGGGTGTATACGCCGCCCGGGCTGACGTGCAGGCCGTCGTCCATACCCACCAGCCGTATGCGAGCATTTTGGGGCTTCTTGACGAGGCCATCCCGCCGCTCTTCGACGACATCACCATGGCCCTTGGCGGAGAGGTGGAAGTGATTCCCTACGCCCTCTCGGGCTCCGCGGAGCTGGCGGAATTGACGGCGAAGGCGACAAAAAGCGGGCGGCACGCCTTTTTGATGAAAAATCACGGGGCGGTGTGTCTCGGGAAATCCCTGGACAAGGCGGTGAAGAACGCAGCACTCTTGGAAAAGCTCGCCCATGTCTACTATCACGCCCTGGCGTCCGGGAAGAAGGTGTTCCCCCTGCCGGAAGAGACGGCGACGATGCTGGCGGAAGCCGGCAGGACCAAGGAAGGCATTTAG
- the sppA gene encoding signal peptide peptidase SppA, whose translation MKKRTRTLFRRGVIAVIPIEGVISVKQVDPYLDLIERAEKTRKIRGVLIKLSSQGGSITGTELLYMAMMRLKEKKPLFVWTTMAASGGYYAACAADKILAPSTAIIGSIGVISIKPVISGLLSKIGLKMEVLKEGEYKDESFFFKNTTKEGRERAQAINKEVYEDFVSVVALGRGLDDETAHSVATGEIFTAKRGLSLGLVDGLGDFRDALEELAREVGVPEERVVYLKPRRSLLSGIFDRSLARGARGILEEFFG comes from the coding sequence ATGAAAAAAAGAACACGCACTCTTTTTAGACGGGGTGTCATTGCCGTCATCCCGATCGAAGGGGTCATCTCGGTCAAACAGGTGGACCCGTATCTTGATCTGATAGAGCGGGCGGAGAAGACGCGGAAGATTCGGGGAGTATTGATCAAGCTCTCCAGCCAGGGCGGATCCATCACCGGGACGGAGCTTCTGTACATGGCGATGATGCGCCTGAAGGAGAAAAAGCCGCTTTTCGTCTGGACAACCATGGCGGCGTCGGGGGGGTATTATGCGGCCTGCGCTGCCGATAAAATCCTGGCCCCCTCCACCGCCATCATCGGCAGCATCGGAGTGATTTCCATCAAGCCGGTGATATCGGGGTTGCTTTCGAAAATCGGCCTCAAGATGGAGGTGCTCAAGGAGGGGGAGTATAAGGACGAGAGCTTCTTCTTTAAAAATACCACGAAGGAGGGGAGGGAGCGGGCCCAAGCCATCAATAAGGAGGTCTATGAGGACTTCGTCTCCGTGGTGGCGTTGGGCCGCGGACTTGACGACGAAACCGCCCACAGCGTCGCCACCGGGGAGATCTTCACCGCGAAGAGAGGGCTTTCCCTCGGTCTGGTGGACGGCCTGGGGGATTTTCGGGACGCCCTGGAGGAATTGGCTCGGGAGGTGGGTGTGCCAGAGGAACGGGTGGTGTATCTCAAGCCGAGACGCTCGCTTCTTTCCGGCATCTTCGATCGGAGCCTGGCCCGGGGCGCCCGGGGGATTCTTGAGGAATTCTTCGGGTAA
- a CDS encoding sulfatase, translated as MKDECTEKRPGIGIHTNERPVSRRSFLKLGAAGAVSAGAMLAGCASKEYTSRVMTDIDPAVYVDPAKDALPVSDVVFPMEGFTGTPPNIIYILADDMGYGDLSCYGSTAITTPNIDRLADEGMRFTDFYVCNALCSPSRAGLLTGRYPHRTGVTFPFPAEGGSIIKEFMRWVGHQFANLGALDLVAGYSIAGGLPLSEITIAEALKLSGYATACIGKWHLGDFTVNEDYLPRKHGFDYFIGFNGANDDWPVAFWENETELVEDIGLSQKRYTRLFHEKAIEFMEQSKDDKPFFLYLAHKDPHQPCFPEDEFEGSSFGGPHGDTIMQIDWSVGEIMAYLKKNGLDRNTLVIFTSDNGPWFDGSSGGLRGRKGQSYDGGFRIPMIARWQGTIPAGTVSSEPAMNIDFFPTFLALAGLSTPIDRVIDGRDIKGLLTGRDKKSPHEALFFFHDNEIEGVRSGKWKYYRYANHGCWPIPLDKPNTFVGANGAARTYTYPVETGEMKTVPALATWPNLYDMEHDPSESYNVIERYPEVAEELSRMLEEFEKEFYKNPRGWLDTKST; from the coding sequence ATGAAAGATGAATGTACCGAAAAACGTCCCGGTATCGGGATTCATACTAATGAGCGACCGGTGAGCCGCCGATCGTTCCTGAAGCTGGGGGCCGCCGGGGCGGTGTCCGCCGGAGCGATGCTGGCGGGCTGCGCGTCGAAGGAGTACACATCCAGGGTCATGACGGACATCGACCCCGCGGTGTACGTCGATCCGGCCAAAGACGCCCTGCCGGTGAGTGACGTGGTTTTTCCAATGGAGGGATTTACCGGCACGCCGCCCAACATTATATATATACTGGCAGATGACATGGGCTACGGCGATCTTTCCTGCTACGGCAGCACGGCCATTACCACCCCGAATATCGATCGACTGGCCGATGAGGGGATGCGCTTCACCGATTTTTACGTGTGCAATGCCCTGTGCTCACCCTCCCGGGCGGGGCTTCTGACCGGGCGCTATCCCCACCGCACCGGCGTGACCTTCCCCTTTCCCGCCGAGGGCGGCTCCATCATAAAGGAGTTCATGCGCTGGGTGGGGCACCAGTTCGCGAACCTCGGCGCCCTGGACCTTGTGGCCGGGTACAGCATCGCAGGTGGGCTGCCGCTGTCGGAGATCACCATCGCCGAGGCACTGAAGCTGTCCGGATACGCCACCGCCTGTATCGGCAAGTGGCACCTGGGCGACTTCACGGTGAACGAGGACTACCTCCCCCGGAAACACGGCTTCGATTACTTCATCGGCTTCAACGGCGCCAACGACGACTGGCCGGTGGCGTTCTGGGAAAACGAGACGGAGCTGGTGGAGGATATCGGGCTTTCCCAGAAGCGATACACCCGCCTGTTCCATGAAAAGGCCATCGAATTCATGGAGCAGTCGAAGGATGATAAGCCTTTCTTCCTGTATCTCGCCCACAAGGACCCGCACCAGCCCTGCTTCCCGGAAGACGAGTTCGAGGGATCGTCGTTCGGCGGCCCCCACGGGGATACGATCATGCAGATCGACTGGAGCGTCGGCGAGATCATGGCGTATCTGAAGAAAAACGGTCTTGACAGAAACACCCTGGTCATCTTCACCAGCGATAACGGCCCCTGGTTCGACGGCAGCTCCGGGGGACTGAGGGGGAGGAAGGGACAGAGTTATGACGGCGGATTCCGCATTCCCATGATCGCCCGGTGGCAGGGGACGATCCCGGCGGGCACGGTCTCTTCTGAGCCGGCCATGAACATCGATTTCTTCCCCACGTTTCTGGCCCTGGCGGGGCTTTCCACCCCCATCGACCGCGTTATCGACGGAAGAGATATCAAGGGGCTTTTGACCGGGAGAGACAAGAAGTCGCCCCATGAAGCGCTTTTTTTCTTTCACGACAACGAGATCGAAGGGGTCCGGTCCGGGAAGTGGAAGTATTACCGTTATGCCAATCACGGCTGCTGGCCCATTCCCCTGGACAAACCCAACACCTTCGTGGGGGCCAACGGCGCCGCCCGAACCTATACGTATCCCGTGGAGACCGGGGAGATGAAGACCGTCCCCGCCCTGGCGACATGGCCGAATCTCTACGATATGGAGCACGATCCGTCGGAGAGCTACAACGTCATCGAGCGTTACCCGGAGGTGGCGGAAGAGCTTTCCCGCATGCTCGAGGAGTTCGAAAAGGAGTTCTACAAGAACCCGAGGGGATGGCTGGACACGAAGTCTACGTGA
- a CDS encoding MBL fold metallo-hydrolase — translation MIIKQLQVGRLAVFCYIVGCEETGQAALIDPAADTERIIDMVTSLNLKTVYVINTHCHPDHTSGNRDIVEATGAKIIIHTDEAKMLSGVINKTFTAMFGGKSSPPADITVADGDVITVGNIALEVIHTPGHSPGGICLWDREKNVFTGDTLFVAGVGRTDLPGGSMRVMMDSIKTRILTLPDDTVIWPGHNYGPTPSSTVAREREGNPFLSF, via the coding sequence ATGATCATTAAGCAACTTCAGGTGGGGAGGCTGGCGGTATTCTGCTACATTGTCGGGTGCGAGGAGACCGGGCAGGCAGCCCTCATCGACCCGGCGGCGGATACCGAGCGCATTATCGATATGGTGACGTCCCTGAACCTGAAGACGGTCTACGTCATCAACACCCACTGCCACCCGGACCATACGTCGGGCAATAGGGACATCGTGGAGGCGACCGGGGCGAAAATCATTATACATACCGATGAAGCGAAGATGCTCTCCGGCGTCATCAACAAGACCTTTACCGCCATGTTCGGCGGGAAATCCTCGCCGCCTGCGGATATCACCGTCGCCGATGGAGACGTCATTACCGTGGGAAACATCGCGCTCGAGGTCATTCACACACCGGGACACTCACCCGGGGGCATCTGTCTCTGGGATCGGGAGAAGAACGTCTTCACCGGGGATACGCTCTTTGTGGCGGGGGTGGGCCGCACCGATCTCCCCGGCGGCTCCATGCGGGTGATGATGGACTCCATCAAGACGAGAATCCTCACCCTGCCGGACGACACGGTCATCTGGCCCGGTCACAATTACGGCCCCACGCCCAGCTCCACCGTTGCCCGGGAGCGGGAGGGAAATCCCTTCCTGTCGTTCTAA